A region of the Apium graveolens cultivar Ventura chromosome 6, ASM990537v1, whole genome shotgun sequence genome:
gccaatgtagctcttggggaacaagaaacctaatgggcatagatctcttgtcccgaggcccagtaCGAAACCTACCGGAAACCGTCTTCTACcagctttaggaatgtccgccgatgagacccaaccacaaaggcccaaggctcatccgtggcttcgagacttcacggagAAGGCATCTCCCtagccaaggataaccctccgctaccaacTGTTTCTCTAATCCGTcgacgcaggtatagccgtggttcaccccaaatattgGATGCATCCTTGTCCCCTGGATAAGGAGtccctaccagattgcaggacaagtgatcccaaacttttgggtgcaaagtgcaggatactccaaagtctcccaacgaggacacccgttgactacagagacagagctcccaaagcataCACCAGAATTTATCCCACACCCCCAAtaaggacactcattgactacaggaggaggcttTCCGTCCAGGAATACCCTTAtaggtctctgaccacggacaccgccctcttgtggttgcattacaggaatgagttcttcaatagagtacctgcatcaaataggttagtaataataatctccttTTTCCTTGAATCATCCAATGAACTCGTCCAAAGTAACCATGTTGAAGTCTCATCCAAACCATCTTTCATACTTAGGGCGTGCCCTAAGATCCTCCACAAATAAGGGACTAGGTCAGAGAATTACTCAAACTCCGTCCTCCAACAATAGGGCGCGCCTCCTCTATGTTATGAGGGCGCGCCTTCAACATCTGCATGATGTTTTAACGGCCAATTCTTTATACACATAAGACGCGCATTCCCTTATTCAAAGGGCACGCCCATTACCTTTGCAATAAGAAGATTTGCCTTATTTTCTACTTAATTTCAGGCATAAATATCTCAATCTTAACCAATTAATCTGGTTTTGACCCGAACAAgatttataccaatttttggacATAACACTGGCCTTCTTTGTTGATAATAGTCTAATACTTTACACTTTGGCTAACTTTTAATATCAAAGAAACAAGTACCAAGGATGGGTGGCTGTTGTAGACCAGCAGGGGATCTCGGTTGCACGTAATACCAATATACTATGTAAGTGTTCTCTCATTTCCGTTAAAATGTTATCATGCTGCATTTATCTCCAATACTTTAATTTTCTTCAACGTTTTGCATTAGACATCGGTCTACTTGGTACATATGTTTTATTTTGGTTTTCAACTCACTGTTAAGGTGTTAATTATCTTTTATTTTTAGTTTATGCTTAACGTTCACTACTATTTATTTACTTATCGTGTTTAATTTATTGGAAAAGATTTTTGCAACCTAGATTGGAGATGTCAGGTAAAATGTCCACTGCTtattcactactagaaaaattcctttagacatcggttataaatCGATGTCTTTTTTTTCAAACCGATGTATTTGCATGTGTAGAGAAAAGTCAGggtttttaacatcggtttttagaCGATGTTAAAGATGTAAATAGACATCAGTTTTCTTAGCTAACTGATGTATTATTAGCCCTTATTTTTAATAACATATTAAAATTAGATCGTGAAAAATGGTAATTAGGAGGTTAAGAAGCACTATAAACATATAATAAGGAAGAACATTAAACCAGTAGACATCAGATTCTTAACAGAAATGATATATTACTTTGTATAATACATCGGTTGCTACATAGAGGCGATGTTAAATACGGCATTTCACATTAGTTTCACATAGGTTAGCGATGTTAAATATGGCATATCATATCGATTTCACTTAGGTTAGCGATGTGAAAATCCCTATTTACATCATTTTTCCTGTCAAAATTGctatgttttatttatttttgacaTCAGTTGGTTAATAATTAAATGATGTTATATCTACCCAAGATACATCGCGCtctttaaattaaaataaaagcTATATCAATAAAAAAACAATCTTAAAGCAGAacaaaaaaaaaatgaaaaaactTATCTACCAACATTCAAGCCAACCCAAGGATTTCCCGTCATAAATCTAAATATCACACTATAAATTTTCAAAACTGATCATACATAAAGTTTAAATTTTCAGTCATAAATCTAAATATCACACTATAAATAATAGAGTATTAAGTGATGTACGTAACTGATCTGTACATAAGGATTTCCACCCAATTCTTCAAATAAAACCAACAAATTTCCTGTTGGCTTCAACCATGATCGAGGTATATTGGTCATAGTGCGTAGCTGAGACATAATTGGTCCCTCGAGATCCTCAAATGTGTTTAGTCTTAAGGCCTGAGCTCGAACAGTTTGCTGAGTTTCAGTTAACCACGTCTGAAAGGCACTATCATTTATGTTGGCAACACTGAACATACTTGGCAGATCACGTCGCCTGAGAAATCTCTCCATGCCCGGTACACTCTTGATTGGAAAGTCCATATCATCTCCTAAagataaattaaaaaataatcaaCAATACTAACAtatgaaataattaaaatatttgcATAGAAGTTCACAGAGTCACATAGAAGTTCCCACAATTTCTAACCTCTAAACACATCATCATCATATTTACATGTCATAGGGGCACAAAATTTATCTCTTATACAACTTGTACTTATGAACTTGTATAAATATCATTAGTAGAGAAATAGTTAAGCATACTATGTAAAAAATAAGGTTGGTGAAGGAAAGAGGAAAAAATTAGTAGTTGATAAAGTCATTATCAACCCAATATTAGTTGCTTAAGTAAGCGAGTATAACACTTTATGAATTGCTTGCTTTGACAAATCTTGCTTCAGACTTTATACAAAATCATGTTGATTAAAATTCTCTACTACAATGACACAACAAAGAACAACTCTTTAGTAGAAAATAGAATAACTTTGCGTGAAGATCAATGTAAACCACAGAAACTAAATTCAAGTTTAATTTCAGCACAGAGCTTTCATACATGTACGGAAAGAAAAGAGTGAGTTAGAAACCTTATTCCATCCCCAGCCATAGAGTTTTACGGTAGATGTCACTTCCATAGTGTGTCTCCAACCACTCATTATACCTCTCATATGGGTCTTTGAACCCTGCAAGAATACAAAGATAAATAGTGCAGAGGatttatttttcaagaaaaaTGAGAATCAAAGCTTTTGACAGAGAATGAATACGAATCTCTGGCATAAATAAAATACAAGGATTCAGAGTTTTTGGGTCAAACTATGCACCGTTGGCATCTTCCAGCCCTAGACCAGACCGGGCAAATTCAACAACAATTTGCATTCCTAGACATATACCAAGATAAGATAAGGGATTTTGTTCTCTCGGGAATAGTTTGTAGCAAGTATTTTGCCTTCCACGCCTCTGTCACCAAACCCTCCAGGAACAAGTATAGCATTGACGCCCTAAAGTTGAAAGTTTGTTAGAATCTAACACAAACTTTTGCAACACCTAACTTAAAGCAAGTGGTTATGTTTATCCAATGAAAATTAATACACCGTAGCTATACATACCTTCAACAAATCTCAGGCAGCCCTCCAATTACAGAAAAAATTAACTACTCAGAAATGAGAATCTTAAGTTTCGTATTAACAATAGAAGTAAAACATATACAACAAACCTTTCCTGATCCTGGAGGGCCGAAAAGGAGAATTCCTTTCCCCGGTGATAATAGACCAGTAAAGTAGCTGTAATAAAACAGACAATCCGAGCCTTGTCAACAGAAAAATGGCAATTATAGATATTTAATATATTTAGCTTGTTTTAGGTAAAATTAGAACCTAGAGACATCAGTCAATACAGAGAGATATAGTATAGTGTACTAGATGAGGAAGAATCAATCTTAAGATATAAGAAGGGAGATCTTACGGTCTTTCATTAACTCTTAATGGATAGAAAATCGATATGAGTGTGTGACAGAGACATTCGATAACCCAAACAGAATAATTATATGCAACAAGTGTAAAAAGAAAAAATAGGAAATATACATAGAACATATCACAATTTAACAGATGCATATTGAGaaaaaatcaatttcaaaagCGGTGCATAAACTGTCAAATAGCCCGGATGTCTCAAAATTCAAAACTTAATAAATTACTATTACagaatattaatttttaaaattaaagagAATTCACTTCTACAAAGACCCTTCCCAAGATAAAACAAGAACAGTCACTTGATATTATGTTTACTTGATCTTCTTCTTTGGCCTCAACTGCAAAAGAATACAACCAAAAGTTGAAAATGTCACAGTccatgtaaaaaaataaattaaataaataatataaacaaaCCAAAAGAATTACGAAATTACCTGGTTGCTGACTTGCTGTGGCCACACTTTTTCTTTCTGCAGTTCACTGCATTACAACACATTAGCTGCTACCACCAATACAGTAATTAGAGGTCCATAATAGAGATCCATAATAACAACTTCTAAATCGCACAAAAATTATACACATAACTAAACAAAGCTAACAACTTAGTTTCTGAAACTTTAACCACTTGCTAAAACAGTAAGTCCAGAAAATCTTCCCTTGataaattcgaaataaacatATTTTTCTCATACTAATCGAATAGACCAAACTTTTTTCAAGGTTATTTAGCACCAATCGAGCTCGATTTACGAATTAATCGAGTTTAATTAAGGGTTTGTACAAATAGGGGTTTTAGACGTTTGAGATGAGTATACTTAGATTTAGAGAGGGTGAGTGAGAAGAGAGACTGTGAGAGATGATGAGAGATGAGAGAAGAGAGACTCCGAGAGTGAGTGTGAGAGTGAGTGTATGatgagagagtgagagagaagagACGTGGAGAGTGAGAGGGAAGAGAGAAGAGAGACTGAGAatgagagaagagagaatgagagagaagTGGGGGAATGTTTTTGGTTAAAGGGGGAAACTGAGAAATACAAATTTTGTTTAAGGGGGAAACTTTTTGGTGTATTCATAGGGAAAGAAAGAAGCGGagctttttttatttttttttaaaacgaTTATAGACATCGGCTAATTATCGGAAACTGATTGCAAGTAGCAATACACAAAGTCATCCATTTTGTTAAAATTACTTTTAACATCAATATTgacatttctaaccgatgttaaagggtgatgtcgtaggcactatttctagtagtgattgTTAGAATCTTTGAAATATCTCGTTCATTCCAATAACTCTGCTGCAGTTTGACACAGAAAAATTCTGTTGCAATGTTTTCTCTTTTTAGTGTGCACAAGAGGAAGAGCTTGAGTCATTGACATCTCATGATGTCAATTCAAGTTTGAGTGCATCGAGCCTGGACACCCTCCAGTTTCCATGCTAATCGCATGGAGTTGGAATTTAAAGCTCAAGGTGGTATTGCTCCTACGTCGTCATCCGAACTTGAACTACCTCGCCTAATTGGAGCCAGTGTTTCAACAGGAGGAGAGAGGATGGTTGCGCCATTTGTTTCGAAGGTATCCCTTGGCAAAGCTCCTTCTATTTTAGATATTGTTACTTTTaattacttatatatatatatatttattgacaagACCGGTTTCTTGTTTGCCACATTTTACAGCTTGTAACTTCCTAACAATCATTCTCTACCAAATTTGCAGACTACGCTGCAGAAAACCAAAAAGTAATTACAAAATGTAACCATCACTTTCATCTTTCGTGCATCTTGGAGTGGATGGAGAGAAGTAATTACAAAATGTAACCATCACTTTCATCTTTCGTGCATCTTGGATTGGATGGAGAGAAGTGACACTTGCCCAATGTGCAATAGGTCTGTCACTCGCAATATCTTTTCTGCTCTCTAATGTAGTTCAGCAGCTTTTAATCTGTTAACATAACATGCCAACACTAAAGTCACAACTTAATGTGGTATTTCCGCACCTTTGTCTTATGTTGCTTGTATTATGTACATGTGCAACAATTAAACTATTTGAATTTCCCTTGTTACAGGAAATGGACTTTGACGTGTACTGTATTTTTATGCCGGAAATTCTTCCTTGCATCTTAAAATTCAGAGAACCGGAGAGGGCTGCAGATACGAGGGAATTTTTATTTTATCTTATTGGTTCTGGAGACTACTGGCATACAAGTTCACTGGTAGAATGAACGGTGCTGGTTCATATCATATATTAAGCACCAGACTGTCGATAATAGTTCCCTTCTCTCTTCTGCAAACTGAAGCTGTGAAAGCGTAGAGTAGTATATGTCACTTGCAAGCAATGATCTTTATATACTTGTGCTCCTGAAGGTTGTGAGTCTCGACCAGCACAGGCAGATGGTGCATGTGGATTCAGTTAGGCTGACACCTAGATGTAATTAGTTATTGTAATTGTAACCACTTACCACAGAATACAGTTGATTATATGAAAATTTTCTCTTAATGAAAAATTATCCTACATTGAGCCAGTTTGAACTGCcagaattttataaatttattagaATACAGTTGATTATATAATTGTCTTCAACTTGAATGACttgatttagcaaaaaaaaaaaacttGAATGACTTGGTCAGCTTACAACAAGAATATCACAAACCCCTCCCTATATTACAGTTAAACCAAACATCCTAAAACACATTCATCACCCACAACACGAACTTATCCAAGAAATGAATTTTACTCTCCAGAATTCAAAACTAATGACAACCAAATTGGACTCTGgtaaattatattaaaaagaGTGTCAAATCTATTGTCTGAAAGAATAAATACACTGAAGAAGAAATATTAAAAAGAATGTATATTTCAAATAATGAATAGCCACAGTTCATCCCCTTTACGATCACCCAGAAAAGTAGTTCCAAATGATAGAGAGCCATTTTTTGTTAACAGTGCCACCTCTATCGAGGTGGACCTTCATCACAGCCCATCGGAGGTGCTTGTAGCAGATGCAGGTGGAGATTATCCTGCTGCTTATGGCTTTGACGATGTTATAAATATCTGTTACCATGAATCGAAAAAATCATGGGCTATTGCAGCTCCAATTGCATTCAATATTCTTTGCAATTATGGGATTAATTCCTTTACAAATATATTTGTTGGACACATTGGAGATGTAGAGCTCTCGGCTGTTGCAATTTCTCTGTCTGTTATCGCTAATTTTTCTTTTGGATTCTTGGTTTGTTTCTTCACCATTCTTGTCTGTTTTCTTCTTTCCATACTTTTATCCTCTATGCATGCATGCAataattaaacttctttctagATGAAGTTACTCCCTAATGAATACAAATCCGAACAGGAGAAAGTACTTCGGTGATTGCACACTTACAATTTTCCTGTTCTTGTGAAAATATTTAATACGTCTTAATTTGGCTTGTGAGACTAGCTAGATTCCATTATCTTACATCAAAATCTCTGAGTTGTTAAATGAATGATTGACAGTTTGGTATGTCAAGTGCACTTGAAACACTATGCGGCCAAGCATACGGAGCAGGACAAACTGAAATGCTGGGAATTTACATGCAAAGATCCTGGCTAATCATGCTAGTTGCTTGCATTTGCATTACACCACTTTACATATATTCCACACCCCTCCTAAAACTCCTCGGGCAACGTGAAGATATAGCCGAGCTTGCGGGGAAATTCTCAATAAAAATCATTCCTCAGATGTTCTCTCTAGCAATAAATTTCACAACCCAGAAGTTTTTGCAAGCTCAAAGTGATGTTAATATTCTAGCTTGGGTTGCTTTTATGGCACTTTTGTTGCACATTGCCACATTGTACATGTTTATTGAGGTGTTTGGTTGGGGCACAGCCGGAGCTGCTGTAGCCTATGATATTTCGGGGTGGGGGATATCTGCGGCTCAGATCATATACATTGTTGGTTGGTGCAAGGGTTCGTGGACAGGTTTATCGTGGTTAGCTTTAAAGGAGCTTTGGGGATTTTCTAAGCTTTCTGTTGCCTCAGCTGTAATGCTTTGTTTAGAGATGTGGTATTTTATGACTATTATTGTGCTTACCGGACAACTTGAAGATCCAATTATAGCTGTAGGATCACTATCTATATGGTAAGTTCATACTTATGGTCATTTAGGGCCTCTATCATTACATTTTTACAAATGATATCCGGGCTCAACTTGCCATTTGTATAATTCTGGAGACTTCATTTTGTTTGTGTTTCAGCATGAACGTGAATGGTTGGGAAGGCATGTTATTCGTTGGAGTTAATGCAGCAATAAGGTAAGATGACGTATTATATTCACACACATAAGTAAATACTCTATTAGGCTTCTTTTTATTTTAAAGAACCAACTCATTAAAAAGGAAGAAAGTTCTCCGGTTGTAGTAGGAGAACATACAAACAACTCAAGGACTAAAACCACAAACAAGACTTAAACAGTTAAACTACAAACGAGACAAAAGACTTGAACAAACTGCTCCTCATTATCTAGCCCTGGTGCCTGGATCAACTCATTAGATATATAAGCTTCAACCAGAACTCCTGCTCCATCCTCCATGATCTTTTCAAAGACTTCCAGCTCCTCTTCGACCATTGGAGCTTCTCAGAAACTAGGGTCTTGAGGCCCAGACCCATATCCAATTCCATAGTTCTCCCATACGGCTAATGGGTTCAGAAAAGAAATGAAGCCTACAGAAAAGTTTTCCACCAGGCAAAGACAAGTATTCAGCCTCTCGGTTTCTTTTGGGAAACACAAAACAGAAGCTACAAATCCAGTTAAGTTCCCTTAGCCTGATCAAGAGCTGATGAATCAAGTCATCAACTTGGTTGATGCAAGTTAGCAAACCCCATATTGTCTGTTTCTAGAATCACATAATGAACTCGTTCAACAAAAGCTCTTCTCAGACCAATTACAATCGCCCAGAGTTAATTTGTCTGTTTCCAGAATCACATAATGAACTCGTTCAACAAAAGCTTTCTCAAACATCTGCTATTTGTCTTTTATGGATATTTAGAGCAGTTAAGCCAACACTATTAGGCTTTGTTAAGTACCAGGCCAACTAGAATGTATTAGACTTTGTTAAGTAACCATTGTTAGAGGAAGTCTCGAACATCATCTTATACTCTTTATGATACGTTTCGTTACGAAATATAACCATTACCAactatatatatttaattttaaataaatggGGTGGGAGGACTCGAACCTAAATCCCTCACTTAACTGAgttctgataccatgttaagCAATCGCTCACACGGAAAATTTAAGGTGTTATAAGAAAACCCGGATATGATCTTATATTTAACTGGCTTAATTTATGATCCTTACGCACATGTTTGCGTCAAGACTCAACCCTTTATTGACTAAAAGTTTTTCAAAAAGTTAGAAAAAAGTTAGAAGTATTAGGAGGAGGAGTTGTCCAAAATGTATGTATTTAAGTAGATTAGGGATCCATGAGAGTTGATGTAAGTTAAGTACAGATGACTAGTAAGGTGTGTGTGGTGTGCTTGCTGACATTCTTGTATTTTAATGTAGCTGTATTTTGACAGTGTCAGGGTGGCTAATGAGCTAGGATCAGGGCATCCGAGAGCTGCAAAATACTCGGTGATAGTAATGGTCACACAGTCTCTGCTGATTGGGATATTACTTATGTCGCTTATTATGATTACTAGAAACCATTTTGCTGTTATTTTTACCGACAGTACAGAACTGCAACAAGCCGTTGCTAAATTGGCTTACCTTCTTGCTATAACAATGGTGCTGAATAGTGTTCAAACCGTGATATCAGGTGATTAAATTTAAACACACAGACACACACTGTGTTTGTTAAAAGAAATTTCTATGTTAAACAAAACCTTTTTTTTTTGTTTGGGCAGGTGTTGCTGTAGGAGGAGGATGGCAAGGACTTGTAGCTTATATTAACTTGGGTTGTTATTACATTTTTGGCCTCCCCCTTGGTTTCTTACTAGGTTACAAAGCACACTTGGGAGTTCAGGTAACTCTATATCACTTGGCTGTCTACATATTGTTCATCACATATCCAGCTCTTTAATTGGAATTCTAGACGAAAAGAAACCtattttcttctaaataataTATTCATAATTAAAATCAGGAATTCCAAGATACGAAAATAAgagcttctgttggtaaaatcTGTGAAAAATATCAACTAATCTGTAGGCGGGGACGGATTATAGTAATTTGTTCCGAACAAATTAAGACATTTGTGTGATTTTCAAGTTTataaatttaaatcaaaatagaGTTTGGGAAATTAGAATAATTCAAGCATTCTACTTCTTTTCTCTTATTTACCAAATATCTTGTTGTCTGGTATGCACATTGTTGCAGGGGATATGGATGGGCATGATCTCTGGGACTTCCCTCCAAACTGtaatacttttgattatcataTGGAAAACTAATTGGGACACTGAGGTAATACCAACATTCTTTCTATGGAAACCCCAAAAGAAATAATCACGTCTCCACTCTCCAAGTTTTAATACTTGCAACTATGACcttcatatttttaattttaaacaTTGGTCCTCCAAGTTTTTGAGTTCTAACCAATAAACCGTAACTTCAGGTGGAAGAGGCATCACAACGGATGCGAAAATGGGGTGCGCCTGATTAACAAGTTATTAGTTAGCTGATTGTTCAAGTCAGATTGTATAGTAATACTGGCCATAACCCCAGTGTGATGCACGAGATACGTAGTTATTTTTCTATTCACGTaacatttttattattatatttttttttataaggCCCAATATATTTACTAAGGAAGTCAAGcgatatataaaataaatacGAGCTAAACAGAATCCCTGGAACTTAAAGGCTAAGATACTAGACCATCACAGCTCTTACCCAAGCATGAAACTACAACTAAAACTAGAACACTGGGACTTGGAATAGACTGGACAAACATGAGATAAAATAGGCCAGCTGAAGAGATTAACTAGCAAGCAAGCATTACTCCTCGATGATCACCACATCATCTAGTTTAACAGCTGAACCCGAGGATTACCTATTTCAAATGAACTGGAGACCATAATTTCTGGGATATACAGCTAGTTGCCAAACTAGAAAAACATTCCTATTGTCAGAGTTACCCAGCACACCCATTTTAAATTCATCAACAAGTTCAGGCACCATTTGTTCTTTATCCTTACCAATATCAACCATGTTGTTGAAGACACAAGGAAGAGGCGGAGACACATTCTCCCTAATAACAATACCTGTGAACCCATATCGACTGTAACCTCATCTGGTGGAACAAATGAGGGAATTGTTCCAGTGCCAGATTATGTtaaatattttattgttatttttttttaatttttaatttgttttattttatctataattttattatttttaacgaAACAGctttttagattttttttattttttttaatttgtaaGCTATTAAAGTGAAAAAGTTATGTACAAATAATATTGATGTCTCCTATTAATGATTTTTTTAAGAGGCCTATTAATAAAATTTGATCaacaattttttttatcaataCATGTTATTTGATAACAggtttttattttctttttataattactTTAGTTCAATGCatatataaattctataatttaaCTTCAACAtttaagttatgtttatataattATTGACTTTTAGAGTTAATATACTTGCATTGCAAGTTATAAACAAACTCATATTATATTGGCCGTCATTCATAATTATCATT
Encoded here:
- the LOC141667977 gene encoding protein DETOXIFICATION 34-like; translated protein: MNSHSSSPLRSPRKVVPNDREPFFVNSATSIEVDLHHSPSEVLVADAGGDYPAAYGFDDVINICYHESKKSWAIAAPIAFNILCNYGINSFTNIFVGHIGDVELSAVAISLSVIANFSFGFLFGMSSALETLCGQAYGAGQTEMLGIYMQRSWLIMLVACICITPLYIYSTPLLKLLGQREDIAELAGKFSIKIIPQMFSLAINFTTQKFLQAQSDVNILAWVAFMALLLHIATLYMFIEVFGWGTAGAAVAYDISGWGISAAQIIYIVGWCKGSWTGLSWLALKELWGFSKLSVASAVMLCLEMWYFMTIIVLTGQLEDPIIAVGSLSICMNVNGWEGMLFVGVNAAISVRVANELGSGHPRAAKYSVIVMVTQSLLIGILLMSLIMITRNHFAVIFTDSTELQQAVAKLAYLLAITMVLNSVQTVISGVAVGGGWQGLVAYINLGCYYIFGLPLGFLLGYKAHLGVQGIWMGMISGTSLQTVILLIIIWKTNWDTEVEEASQRMRKWGAPD